One part of the Rutidosis leptorrhynchoides isolate AG116_Rl617_1_P2 chromosome 1, CSIRO_AGI_Rlap_v1, whole genome shotgun sequence genome encodes these proteins:
- the LOC139866940 gene encoding uncharacterized protein: MSMKKSSSKGNVKNKKGKLTEKSMSFHGRSAEDMVGKLIRPRTVPDLISGRTVTSTDSVTISRPKLTKLLVNVTVQRSLGVVHVLISPESTVGDLIAAVLRQYVKEGRRPVFPSLDASGFDLHYSQFSLESLSPDEKLNELGSRNFFLCPKRPATIAGSSSGDRVGYGGVPASTSTCSKEAEKGGAGWLRFMEFML, from the exons ATGTCGATGAAGAAAAGCAGTTCAAAAGGAAACGTGAAGAATAAGAAAGGAAAATTAACGGAGAAATCGATGTCGTTTCACGGCCGTTCAGCGGAGGATATGGTAGGAAAATTGATCAGGCCGAGAACGGTGCCGGATTTAATTTCCGGTAGAACCGTGACGTCAACAGATTCGGTGACGATTTCACGGCCGAAATTGACGAAGTTATTGGTTAACGTAACGGTTCAGAGAAGCTTAGGTGTTGTACACGTGTTGATATCGCCGGAATCAACGGTCGGAGATCTGATCGCTGCCGTTTTACGGCAGTATGTGAAGGAAGGCCGCCGGCCGGTGTTTCCGTCGCTAGATGCTTCTGGCTTTGATCTTCATTACTCGCAGTTTAGCTTAGAAA GTTTATCGCCAGACGAGAAGTTGAACGAATTAGGTTCACGGAACTTTTTCCTCTGCCCTAAACGACCGGCAACCATCGCCGGAAGTAGTAGCGGCGACAGAGTCGGTTACGGCGGTGTGCCGGCGTCGACATCTACATGTTCTAAGGAAGCGGAGAAAGGTGGAGCCGGATGGCTTAGATTTATGGAATTCATGTTATGA